The window tgtgaaaaaaatattgcAGAAATTTATGAAgatttatatgattatgataatgcgtctaaatattataaaaaagctgcatattattttgaaatGGATGAATATTCAAAgtaaaatttataaaaaacatgtataaattttatatagtTCGTGAAggtattatatttatattatattaatttatattattattatatatttttttccctttAATAGATCAATATATACTCAGTGTATCGTAAAATATGCTGAATTAAATTCACAATATAATCATGAATATGAGGATGCCATAAGTGtaagaaaaattaataatataaataagaacattaaaaataaataca of the Plasmodium reichenowi strain SY57 chromosome Unknown, whole genome shotgun sequence genome contains:
- a CDS encoding SNAP protein (soluble N-ethylmaleimide-sensitive factor attachment protein), putative; translated protein: AIKHIEEAVNMYATIGRFSNCGKCEKNIAEIYEDLYDYDNASKYYKKAAYYFEMDEYSKSIYTQCIVKYAELNSQYNHEYEDAIS